A DNA window from Selenomonas sp. oral taxon 126 contains the following coding sequences:
- a CDS encoding ORF6N domain-containing protein — MNELMVLEHNSIRVMTTEQLAEAYGCKTIHIQQNFKNNRERFVEGKHYFKLEGADLKAFKDSLENIESVVGSRAPSLILWTKQGAARHSKMLGTERAWDVFDELEESYFNPMKNMTPEEFLLCSAQRMVEQARAIKAANARIDKVDERLLEVESRQMTIDQRHYTIIGYANLMGIRGVSRDVAAGLGRKAAAMSRKQGYHIGKEYDAKYGMVNTYHVDVLQEVFR, encoded by the coding sequence ATGAATGAACTTATGGTATTGGAACACAACAGCATCCGTGTCATGACCACGGAGCAGCTTGCCGAGGCATATGGATGCAAGACAATTCATATCCAGCAGAATTTTAAGAACAACAGGGAGCGATTCGTTGAGGGGAAGCATTACTTCAAACTTGAAGGTGCTGATCTCAAGGCCTTCAAGGACTCACTAGAAAATATCGAGTCAGTTGTCGGGAGTCGCGCACCATCTCTGATTCTTTGGACGAAACAAGGTGCGGCTCGCCACAGCAAGATGCTCGGAACCGAGCGGGCATGGGATGTATTCGACGAGCTGGAAGAAAGTTATTTCAACCCCATGAAGAACATGACGCCGGAGGAATTCCTCCTCTGCAGCGCACAGCGGATGGTAGAGCAGGCAAGGGCGATCAAGGCGGCAAATGCCCGGATCGACAAGGTGGATGAGCGGCTTCTTGAGGTGGAGTCGAGGCAGATGACCATCGACCAGCGTCACTACACCATTATCGGCTACGCCAATCTCATGGGAATCCGTGGAGTGAGTCGGGATGTTGCCGCCGGGCTTGGGCGCAAGGCAGCCGCGATGTCCAGAAAGCAGGGCTACCACATCGGCAAAGAATACGATGCCAAATACGGCATGGTGAACACCTATCATGTGGATGTGCTGCAGGAAGTGTTTCGGTAA
- a CDS encoding VRR-NUC domain-containing protein: MREKIIEKELVRAVKDKGGIAPKFTSPGFDGMPDRLVLLPGGRMGFVELKAPGKKPRALQLARHRLLRRLGFKVYVIDEINQIDSVLEEIDHE; the protein is encoded by the coding sequence ATGAGAGAAAAAATCATCGAGAAGGAACTGGTGAGAGCCGTAAAAGACAAAGGCGGCATCGCGCCAAAGTTTACCTCGCCGGGATTCGATGGAATGCCCGACCGACTGGTACTTTTGCCCGGCGGCAGAATGGGCTTTGTGGAACTGAAAGCACCGGGGAAGAAGCCGAGAGCCTTGCAGCTGGCACGGCACAGGCTGCTTCGGCGGCTTGGATTCAAGGTGTATGTGATTGACGAGATAAATCAAATTGACAGCGTATTGGAGGAAATCGACCATGAATGA